TAATGAAAAAAATCATGCTTATAAAGTATGAAGGCGGCCAGTAGGTATATAACCCATAGCTTTTGTGAGGTTAACGTGAAAATTTCCCACAAGTTGGTCATTACAATTATTCTATTTTTTTTAGCATCCGTTTTGGCAACTTCGGCTGTTGTCTTTATGGCTTACGACAAAAGGGAAATGAATGAGTTTGAGATTAAATGTGAATATCTTACCGAAATTACATCTTTATCTTGCAAACGCAGGGTGTGGGATTTAGATCTTGCTAGTATTGGTGATCTTGCTCAGGCTCTAATGCATGAGAGCACTTTATATGCTTTTATTGTTTCAAACGGAGACAAGGTCGTTTTCGGAATAATGAAAGAACCATTAACAGGAATATCCCCGAATATTCCGCTTTCAATGATCCCTCTTAATTCCGAAAACTATGATTCAGTCAAAATAAAAAAAATGGAGTTTAACGGACGGGATATTGGTGAAGTACGGCTTTATTTTTCCACAAAAGAAATAAAAAAACGAGAAATAGCAGTAATCTGGTTTATTTTATTGATGTTTGCTTTTTCAGGCGGAATTCTTCTGGTGCTTGTTTATTATTTGATAAATATCCAGATTATGAGGCCTATCAATGTTCTTGGACTTCTTAATGAAAATCTTTCTTCAAAATTTATTGAGCTGAAATCTAATCTTGATGAAGGATCATATGAAAAAATCATCTCCATAAATGACTCTGTTCCCGAAATGTTTATAGATGAAGTTGAAAAATACAGGGCAAAGAAAGACGAGATAGGATCTCTTTTCAGAGCCTTTGATATCATGAAGAATTCCATATGCACTGCTACAAATGTTGTCGCAAATATTTCTTCCAAGCTTATGGAGGTAAATGAAAAACTTGAAAAAATAGTCGATATGCGCACCAAGCTTCTTAAAAAATCAAATTATAATCTAAAAATGGTCGTTGCAAGACTTAAGCAGACCCAGACTACAATGGTACAGCAGGAAAAACTTGCATCAATTGGCCAGATTGCGGCAGGAGTCGCCCACGAGATTAATAACCCCACAGGTTTCATAATGAGTAATATGGGGTCTCTTTCCGGTTATGTGAATGATATCGTA
Above is a genomic segment from Desulforegula conservatrix Mb1Pa containing:
- a CDS encoding sensor histidine kinase — protein: MAYDKREMNEFEIKCEYLTEITSLSCKRRVWDLDLASIGDLAQALMHESTLYAFIVSNGDKVVFGIMKEPLTGISPNIPLSMIPLNSENYDSVKIKKMEFNGRDIGEVRLYFSTKEIKKREIAVIWFILLMFAFSGGILLVLVYYLINIQIMRPINVLGLLNENLSSKFIELKSNLDEGSYEKIISINDSVPEMFIDEVEKYRAKKDEIGSLFRAFDIMKNSICTATNVVANISSKLMEVNEKLEKIVDMRTKLLKKSNYNLKMVVARLKQTQTTMVQQEKLASIGQIAAGVAHEINNPTGFIMSNMGSLSGYVNDIVSIVNAYRKASDLDNPDEVKAALEEAGKLSKKLDLDFLISDIKDIIKDSSEGSVRIKDIVDNLKNYARIDNNQSLSSININECLEVTLKLLGNELKYDLIVSKNLEDISFVQGHSGQLAQVFTNIIVNASHAIKDQKRDQPGHISVKTYDKDDFVWCEIEDDGPGIPADIMQKIFEPFFTTKEAGKGTGLGLSISFDIIKAKHNGDIWCESTDQGTKFIIKLPVHHE